In the Staphylococcus sp. IVB6240 genome, one interval contains:
- the mtaB gene encoding tRNA (N(6)-L-threonylcarbamoyladenosine(37)-C(2))-methylthiotransferase MtaB: protein MSTVAFHTLGCKVNHYETEAIWQLFKEADYDRVDFEQNADVFVINTCTVTNTGDKKSRQVIRRAIRQNPDAVVCVTGCYAQTSSAEIMEIPGVDIVVGTQDRHKLLGYIDEYQQERQPINGVSNIMKNRTYEELDVPYFTDRTRASLKIQEGCNNFCTFCIIPWARGLMRSRDPQKVVEQATQLVQSGYKEIVLTGIHTGGYGQDLKDYNLAQLLRDLETVDGLERIRISSIEASQLTDEVIDVLQKSSKVVRHLHIPLQSGSDSVLKRMRRKYSMAHFSERIMKLHEALPGLAVTSDVIVGFPGETEEEFQETYDFIVKHKFSELHVFPYSPRIGTPAARMDDQIDEEVKNERVHKLIELSNQLAKTYASQFENDVLEVIPEEKSAKDGVLVGYADNYMKVEFEGDASLIGEICKVKIDQVGYPINYGTFLRTVEHANNQSEFEMLA from the coding sequence ATGTCAACAGTTGCCTTTCATACTTTAGGGTGTAAAGTGAACCATTATGAAACAGAAGCAATTTGGCAATTATTTAAAGAAGCTGACTATGATCGTGTTGATTTTGAACAAAACGCAGATGTTTTTGTCATCAATACGTGTACAGTTACAAATACAGGGGACAAAAAAAGTCGCCAAGTGATCCGCAGAGCGATCAGACAAAATCCTGATGCAGTTGTTTGTGTAACAGGTTGTTATGCACAGACATCTTCTGCAGAAATTATGGAAATTCCAGGTGTCGATATCGTCGTTGGTACACAAGATCGTCATAAACTTTTAGGATATATTGACGAATATCAACAAGAAAGACAACCCATTAATGGTGTTAGCAATATCATGAAGAATCGTACATATGAAGAATTAGATGTACCTTACTTCACTGATAGAACACGTGCATCACTTAAAATTCAAGAAGGTTGTAATAACTTCTGTACATTCTGTATTATTCCATGGGCGCGTGGCTTGATGCGTTCTCGTGATCCACAAAAAGTAGTGGAGCAAGCAACACAACTTGTGCAATCTGGTTATAAAGAAATCGTATTAACGGGTATTCATACAGGCGGTTACGGTCAAGACTTAAAAGATTATAACTTAGCGCAACTTTTACGTGACTTAGAAACAGTGGATGGTTTAGAACGTATTCGTATTTCATCTATTGAAGCAAGTCAATTAACAGATGAAGTGATTGATGTTTTACAAAAATCGTCAAAAGTTGTTCGCCATTTACACATTCCACTACAATCCGGATCTGACAGTGTATTAAAACGTATGCGTCGTAAATATTCAATGGCACATTTTTCTGAACGTATTATGAAATTACACGAAGCGTTACCAGGCCTAGCTGTAACGAGTGATGTCATCGTTGGTTTCCCTGGTGAGACTGAAGAAGAATTCCAAGAAACATACGATTTTATTGTAAAACATAAATTCTCTGAGTTACACGTATTCCCATATTCACCAAGAATTGGTACACCTGCTGCACGTATGGATGACCAAATTGATGAAGAAGTAAAAAATGAACGAGTACACAAGTTAATTGAATTAAGTAATCAACTTGCGAAAACGTATGCGTCTCAATTTGAAAATGATGTGTTAGAAGTAATTCCTGAAGAAAAGAGTGCCAAAGATGGTGTGCTTGTTGGATATGCTGATAACTACATGAAAGTTGAATTTGAAGGTGATGCATCACTTATCGGCGAAATCTGTAAAGTTAAAATTGATCAAGTGGGCTATCCAATCAACTATGGTACATTCCTAAGAACGGTTGAACATGCAAATAATCAATCTGAATTTGAAATGCTAGCATAA
- the rpsU gene encoding 30S ribosomal protein S21 produces MSKTVVRKNESLEDALRRFKRSVSKSGTIQEVRKREFYEKPSVKRKKKSEAARKRKFR; encoded by the coding sequence ATGTCTAAAACAGTAGTCCGTAAAAACGAATCACTAGAAGATGCATTACGTCGTTTTAAGCGCTCAGTGTCAAAAAGCGGTACAATTCAAGAAGTTCGTAAACGCGAATTCTATGAAAAACCAAGCGTAAAACGTAAGAAAAAATCTGAAGCTGCTCGTAAGCGCAAATTCAGATAA
- the floA gene encoding flotillin-like protein FloA (flotillin-like protein involved in membrane lipid rafts): MFSAGFISLIIIAVLVVVALMILFSFVPIGLWISALAAGVKVSIATLVGMRLRRVSPRKVIGPLIKAHKAGLQITTNQLESHYLAGGNVDRVVDANIAAQRADINLPFERGAAIDLAGRDVLEAVQMSVNPKVIETPFIAGVAMNGIEVKAKARITVRANISRLVGGAGEDTIIARVGEGIVSTIGSSEHHTEVLENPDNISKTVLSKGLDSGTAFEILSIDIADVDISKNIGADLQTEQAIADKNIAQAKAEERRAMAVAQEQEMKARVQEMHAKVVEAEAEVPLAMAEALRSGNISVKEYYNLKNIEADTGMREAINKHSQEQNNTPSDQ, from the coding sequence ATGTTTTCAGCAGGATTTATTTCTTTAATTATTATCGCAGTGCTTGTCGTTGTTGCATTAATGATATTATTTTCATTCGTACCGATTGGACTGTGGATTTCTGCATTAGCTGCAGGCGTTAAAGTCAGCATCGCCACATTAGTGGGTATGCGTTTACGTCGAGTTTCACCTAGAAAGGTGATTGGTCCTTTAATTAAAGCACATAAGGCTGGTTTACAAATCACAACTAACCAATTAGAATCACATTACTTAGCAGGTGGTAACGTCGACCGAGTTGTAGATGCAAATATCGCAGCACAACGTGCCGACATCAATTTACCATTTGAACGTGGTGCAGCAATTGACTTAGCAGGTCGTGACGTATTAGAAGCGGTTCAAATGTCTGTTAATCCTAAAGTGATTGAAACACCATTTATCGCTGGTGTCGCAATGAACGGGATTGAAGTAAAAGCAAAAGCACGTATTACAGTGCGTGCGAATATTTCACGTTTAGTGGGTGGTGCTGGTGAAGATACAATCATCGCTCGTGTTGGTGAAGGTATTGTTTCTACAATTGGTTCAAGTGAACACCACACAGAAGTACTTGAAAACCCTGATAATATCTCTAAAACTGTTTTAAGCAAAGGTCTAGACTCAGGTACAGCTTTTGAAATTTTATCAATTGATATTGCCGATGTAGACATCAGTAAAAACATTGGTGCCGACTTACAAACCGAACAAGCCATTGCTGATAAAAACATTGCACAAGCGAAAGCTGAAGAGCGTCGTGCAATGGCCGTCGCTCAAGAACAAGAAATGAAAGCACGTGTTCAAGAAATGCATGCAAAAGTTGTGGAAGCAGAAGCTGAAGTACCACTTGCTATGGCAGAAGCATTACGTTCAGGTAATATTAGTGTGAAAGAGTATTATAATTTAAAAAATATTGAGGCAGATACTGGTATGAGAGAAGCAATCAACAAGCACTCTCAAGAACAAAACAATACACCATCTGATCAATAA
- a CDS encoding NfeD family protein yields the protein MHQFGVWVTSPMISLILTCLIFLGFVYQLYSKRINFAGIISIISFLLLLLGFIVLGDVSAITLLMIIVGVILVIIELFVVGAVLGIIGMGLIIFSLITIGDNLSMMLLNVFVALILSIIEWVILVNIFKKTISLFENVVLKDSTNKESGYTSHNDRSHLVGEVATTLTDLRPSGIILLNNERIDAVSEGPFILKDSQVDIVEVEGTRVVVRLTKS from the coding sequence ATGCATCAATTTGGTGTATGGGTCACTTCACCAATGATATCTCTCATCTTAACCTGTCTCATCTTTCTTGGTTTTGTTTACCAACTGTATTCAAAGCGCATTAACTTTGCAGGTATCATATCTATTATTTCTTTCTTACTCTTATTACTAGGGTTTATTGTACTAGGAGATGTATCTGCAATTACGCTGTTGATGATTATAGTAGGAGTTATTCTTGTCATCATTGAACTTTTTGTGGTTGGTGCAGTACTAGGAATCATAGGCATGGGTCTGATCATCTTTAGTTTAATCACAATTGGTGACAACTTATCGATGATGCTCTTAAATGTATTCGTCGCATTAATTTTAAGTATTATTGAGTGGGTGATTTTAGTGAATATTTTCAAAAAAACAATTTCTTTATTTGAGAATGTCGTGTTAAAAGATTCTACAAATAAAGAATCTGGTTACACATCGCACAATGATCGCTCTCATTTAGTGGGAGAGGTTGCTACGACACTCACAGATTTGCGCCCGTCCGGTATCATTCTCTTAAACAATGAACGGATTGATGCGGTATCAGAAGGTCCTTTCATTTTAAAAGACTCACAAGTGGATATTGTTGAGGTTGAAGGGACTCGGGTCGTTGTAAGATTAACAAAATCATAA